A genomic window from Carassius carassius chromosome 29, fCarCar2.1, whole genome shotgun sequence includes:
- the LOC132109903 gene encoding fibroblast growth factor 18-like, producing MWAFLSTVAVLYIQMMLVMCNPLQVFGVDGVNFSVHVENQTRARDAMSRRHHRVYQLYSRTSGKHVQVLGRKISARGEDGDKYAQLVVEADTFGSQVRIRGKETNYYLCMNRRGKLVGKKASNRSADCVFIEKVLENNYTALMSARYTGWYVGFTKRGRPRRGPHTLPNQQDVHFMKRFPPGEQPDLPPFRFTTVSKRSKRVRAARPR from the exons ATGTGGGCCTTTCTCTCCACGGTGGCTGTCTT GTATATTCAGATGATGCTGGTCATGTGTAATCCTCTACAG GTGTTTGGAGTGGACGGGGTGAATTTCAGCGTGCACGTGGAGAATCAGACTCGTGCACGAGACGCCATGAGCCGGAGACATCATCGCGTGTACCAGCTTTACAGCCGCACCAGTGGGAAACATGTCCAGGTGCTCGGACGCAAAATCAGCGCACGAGGAGAGGACGGAGACAAATATG CCCAGCTTGTAGTGGAGGCAGACACCTTCGGCAGCCAGGTGCGAATCCGAGGGAAGGAAACCAATTATTACCTGTGTATGAACCGAAGAGGAAAACTCGTAGGCAAG AAGGCTAGCAATCGTAGTGCAGACTGTGTCTTCATCGAGAAAGTCCTGGAAAACAACTACACGGCGCTAATGTCGGCACGCTACACGGGGTGGTACGTGGGCTTCACCAAAAGAGGGCGCCCTCGCCGTGGTCCGCACACGCTTCCCAACCAGCAGGACGTCCACTTCATGAAGCGTTTCCCACCCGGAGAGCAGCCGGATTTACCGCCGTTTCGCTTCACCACTGTCAGCAAGAGGAGCAAGAGAGTCCGAGCGGCGCGACCGCGCTAA